In Pseudomonas fluorescens NCIMB 11764, a single window of DNA contains:
- a CDS encoding toprim domain-containing protein, translated as MTDTTILFRDALQSVYGPLDWLPEPDGAIHRFRVPDDKVGTLNGWYVLYLDGIASGAFGSWKSGGASTWCNREPVDAQEAAQIRERVDQARRQREAEQHRRQQQAAELANRWWRNARRAAPDHPYLAAKGVRSHSLRQRGADLLVPLYLDGRLVNLQRIAPDGAKRFLPGGRVKGTYSPLGIIEPGSVLCICEGWATGASLHQHGGYVVAAAMNAGNLIPTAMGLRSRYPRQPIVIAGDDDRLTDGNPGRTAANAAAAAVGGQVAFPDWPEDAPNDLTDFNDLANWKLANGQA; from the coding sequence ATGACAGACACCACGATCCTTTTCCGTGACGCGCTCCAGTCGGTATATGGGCCGCTTGATTGGCTCCCAGAGCCTGACGGTGCGATTCATCGTTTCCGCGTGCCAGACGACAAGGTCGGTACGCTCAACGGCTGGTACGTCCTGTACCTGGACGGCATTGCCTCGGGCGCGTTCGGTAGCTGGAAATCCGGTGGCGCCAGCACCTGGTGTAATCGCGAACCGGTGGACGCTCAGGAGGCCGCGCAGATCCGCGAGCGAGTTGATCAGGCCCGACGCCAACGCGAAGCCGAGCAGCACCGGCGCCAGCAGCAGGCCGCTGAGCTGGCCAACCGCTGGTGGCGCAACGCACGTCGCGCCGCACCCGATCACCCCTATCTCGCCGCCAAAGGAGTTCGTTCCCACAGCCTGCGCCAGCGTGGCGCTGATCTGCTGGTACCGCTGTACCTCGATGGTCGCCTGGTCAATCTGCAGAGAATTGCCCCGGACGGCGCCAAGCGTTTCTTGCCTGGCGGCCGCGTGAAGGGCACGTACTCGCCGCTAGGCATCATCGAGCCCGGTTCCGTGCTCTGCATCTGCGAAGGATGGGCGACGGGCGCCAGCCTCCACCAACACGGCGGCTATGTTGTCGCCGCTGCCATGAACGCGGGCAACCTGATCCCGACGGCAATGGGCCTTCGCTCCCGCTACCCGCGCCAGCCGATCGTTATCGCCGGCGACGATGACCGGCTCACTGACGGCAACCCAGGACGTACAGCGGCGAACGCAGCCGCGGCGGCAGTAGGCGGCCAAGTGGCTTTCCCTGATTGGCCAGAAGATGCGCCCAATGACCTCACTGACTTCAACGACCTCGCAAATTGGAAGCTCGCCAATGGCCAAGCCTGA
- a CDS encoding Rha family transcriptional regulator, which produces MTAEIITPMGESNIGKSDITLAQFKGEPRVDSRQLAEQLGNQHKNTVELIERYLGKFKEFGLLPFQTEAVKTLESRGVKHLKFALLNEDQAFFLLALSRNTDRVVELKADLIMAFREARYGHACQTLEARKKEASSSGRRLAHWRYDKPSVYQHVAHLREQLKLPLDLEDVRP; this is translated from the coding sequence ATGACGGCCGAGATCATCACGCCGATGGGCGAAAGTAATATCGGTAAATCCGACATTACCCTGGCTCAATTCAAAGGCGAGCCCCGAGTGGATAGCCGGCAGCTCGCCGAACAGCTGGGCAATCAACACAAGAACACCGTAGAGCTGATCGAGCGTTACCTTGGCAAGTTCAAAGAGTTTGGACTTCTTCCGTTTCAAACGGAGGCAGTGAAAACGCTGGAGTCTCGCGGCGTTAAGCACCTGAAGTTTGCCCTGCTGAATGAGGATCAAGCGTTCTTCCTGCTGGCGTTGTCTCGCAACACTGATCGTGTCGTAGAGCTGAAGGCTGATCTAATCATGGCGTTTCGCGAGGCCCGTTACGGCCACGCCTGCCAGACGCTGGAGGCCCGAAAAAAGGAGGCTAGCAGCAGTGGTCGCCGCCTTGCTCATTGGCGTTATGACAAGCCTAGCGTTTACCAGCACGTCGCCCACCTGAGGGAGCAACTCAAGCTTCCACTCGATCTGGAGGACGTGCGCCCATGA
- a CDS encoding helix-turn-helix transcriptional regulator, with the protein MTATTHPIRTPVKQAVLVPGDKPAIRFIKRQTVEGITGLSCTEIYRRIAADNFPKQVMLGPKCVVWVEDEIYGWMNDRIAESRAVA; encoded by the coding sequence ATGACAGCCACTACCCATCCCATCCGAACACCAGTCAAGCAAGCGGTACTTGTCCCCGGCGACAAGCCAGCAATCCGCTTCATCAAGCGCCAGACAGTGGAAGGCATCACAGGCCTTTCCTGTACCGAGATCTACCGCCGCATTGCCGCCGACAACTTCCCGAAGCAAGTAATGCTCGGGCCGAAGTGCGTGGTCTGGGTCGAAGATGAAATTTACGGCTGGATGAATGACCGCATCGCCGAAAGCCGAGCGGTGGCCTGA
- a CDS encoding tyrosine-type recombinase/integrase, with protein MPLSDTTIRTAKPKDKLYRLTDANGLCLEVAPTGTKLWRYRYRFNGNAKMLALGKYPAVTLLKARQLRDEARQLLTEGTDPGEHKKAAKQAQKVEGLTFETLVWEWYDYSSPRWAEATAYKTKLYLDNDIIPGIGARPIKAITRPELVELVRTVEARGTLNAAGKIRQWLHQIFRFGLARGVVEINPATDLNVVAAPTKAARHHPHVTFAELPELLGKVDDANIHSLTRQAIKLLTLTAVRPGELRQAPWSEFNLDAATWTIPAARMKARRPHIVPLPRQAVAILRQLHEITGRYSLVFAGANPERPMSENTINKALRLAGYENRQTGHGFRHLLSTELNGRGYNKDWIERQLAHGDSDEIRGTYNHAAYVEQRREMMQAWADSIDALCAGANVVSIKRKA; from the coding sequence TTGCCACTCTCAGATACCACCATCCGTACCGCCAAGCCGAAGGACAAGCTTTACCGGCTGACGGATGCCAACGGGTTATGTTTGGAAGTGGCACCGACAGGCACCAAGCTATGGCGGTACCGCTACCGTTTTAACGGCAACGCAAAAATGCTGGCGCTGGGCAAATACCCTGCTGTCACTTTGCTGAAGGCCCGCCAGCTACGCGATGAGGCCCGCCAACTGCTGACGGAAGGCACCGACCCCGGCGAACACAAGAAAGCCGCCAAACAGGCTCAGAAGGTCGAAGGGCTGACTTTCGAGACGCTGGTGTGGGAGTGGTACGACTACAGCTCGCCACGGTGGGCAGAGGCAACGGCCTACAAAACCAAGTTGTATCTGGATAACGACATCATCCCCGGCATAGGTGCGCGCCCGATAAAAGCCATTACTCGTCCCGAGCTGGTCGAACTGGTGCGCACAGTCGAGGCTAGGGGCACGCTTAATGCCGCTGGCAAGATTCGCCAATGGCTACACCAGATATTTCGTTTTGGCCTGGCAAGAGGTGTCGTCGAGATCAATCCGGCCACTGACTTAAACGTGGTCGCTGCGCCCACCAAAGCCGCTCGCCATCACCCGCACGTCACCTTTGCTGAATTGCCCGAGCTGCTGGGCAAGGTCGACGACGCGAACATCCACTCCCTGACCCGGCAGGCCATAAAACTGCTGACGCTGACAGCGGTTCGCCCTGGTGAGTTACGCCAAGCGCCATGGTCTGAGTTCAATCTAGACGCCGCCACCTGGACGATTCCCGCCGCCCGCATGAAAGCCCGCCGCCCGCATATAGTCCCTCTGCCCCGTCAAGCCGTCGCCATCCTCCGCCAGCTCCACGAAATCACCGGTCGTTACTCGCTGGTCTTTGCTGGCGCCAATCCCGAACGCCCTATGAGCGAAAACACCATCAACAAGGCTTTGCGGTTGGCCGGATACGAAAACAGGCAGACGGGCCACGGGTTCCGCCACTTGCTCAGCACTGAGCTGAACGGGCGCGGGTACAACAAGGATTGGATTGAGCGCCAGCTTGCTCACGGGGACAGCGACGAGATTCGCGGCACTTACAACCATGCGGCCTATGTCGAACAGCGCCGGGAAATGATGCAAGCTTGGGCCGATTCGATAGACGCCCTATGCGCCGGCGCCAACGTGGTTAGCATCAAGCGCAAGGCATAG
- a CDS encoding oxidative damage protection protein, producing MTRTIMCRKYKEELPALERAPFPGAKGQDIFDHVSAKAWADWQKHQTLLINEKRLNMMNAEDRKYLQGEMDKYFSGEEYAKADGYVPPAE from the coding sequence ATGACCCGCACCATCATGTGCCGCAAGTACAAAGAAGAACTGCCCGCCCTGGAGCGCGCGCCATTCCCGGGCGCAAAAGGCCAGGACATTTTTGACCACGTCTCGGCCAAGGCCTGGGCCGACTGGCAGAAACACCAGACCCTGCTGATCAACGAAAAACGCCTGAACATGATGAACGCCGAAGACCGCAAATACCTTCAGGGCGAGATGGACAAGTACTTCTCCGGCGAGGAATACGCCAAGGCTGACGGCTACGTTCCGCCGGCTGAATAA
- the mutY gene encoding A/G-specific adenine glycosylase codes for MRSEQFSSAVLDWYDRHGRHDLPWQQGITPYRVWVSEIMLQQTQVSTVLNYFDRFMASLPTVEALAAAPEDEVLHLWTGLGYYTRARNLQKTAKIVVAEYGGEFPRDVEKLVELPGIGLSTAGAIASLSMGLRAPILDGNVKRVLARFTAQEGYPGEPKVAKQLWANAERFTPHDRVNAYTQAMMDLGATLCTRSKPSCLLCPLEKGCEAHMLGLETRYPIPKPRKAVPQKRTLMPMLANDEGAILLYRRPSTGLWGGLWSLPELDDLDDLQHLASQHSLELGSQQALPSLVHTFSHFQLSIEPWLVQVQEAGHHVAEADWLWYNLATPPRLGLAAPVKTLLERAAAVLNAGESS; via the coding sequence ATGAGATCCGAGCAGTTTTCATCGGCGGTGCTGGACTGGTACGACCGCCACGGCCGCCACGACTTGCCTTGGCAACAAGGCATCACACCGTATCGGGTGTGGGTCTCGGAAATCATGCTGCAGCAGACCCAGGTCAGCACCGTGCTGAATTACTTCGACCGTTTCATGGCCTCGCTGCCGACGGTCGAAGCGCTGGCCGCTGCGCCGGAAGATGAAGTGCTGCACCTGTGGACCGGCCTCGGTTACTACACCCGCGCGCGCAATTTGCAGAAAACCGCAAAGATCGTCGTTGCCGAGTACGGCGGCGAGTTTCCGCGGGATGTGGAAAAGCTGGTTGAGTTGCCGGGGATCGGCCTGTCCACGGCGGGCGCCATCGCCAGCCTGAGCATGGGCCTGCGGGCACCGATCCTCGATGGCAACGTCAAACGGGTGCTGGCGCGGTTTACAGCGCAAGAGGGTTATCCCGGCGAGCCAAAGGTCGCCAAACAGCTGTGGGCGAACGCTGAGCGCTTCACGCCCCATGATCGGGTCAACGCCTACACCCAGGCGATGATGGATCTGGGCGCCACGCTTTGCACCCGCAGCAAACCGAGCTGCCTGCTCTGCCCGCTGGAAAAGGGCTGCGAAGCACACATGCTCGGCCTGGAAACCCGCTACCCGATCCCCAAACCGCGCAAAGCCGTGCCACAGAAGCGCACGCTGATGCCGATGCTCGCCAACGACGAGGGTGCGATTCTGCTTTACCGCCGCCCCTCCACAGGCTTGTGGGGCGGTCTCTGGAGCTTGCCGGAACTCGACGACCTCGATGACCTGCAGCATCTGGCTTCGCAGCACTCGCTGGAGCTGGGCAGCCAACAGGCGCTGCCGAGCCTGGTGCACACCTTCAGCCATTTTCAGTTATCCATCGAACCCTGGCTGGTTCAGGTCCAGGAGGCCGGCCATCACGTGGCCGAGGCCGACTGGCTCTGGTATAACCTCGCCACCCCGCCGCGCCTGGGCCTTGCCGCCCCGGTCAAAACCTTGCTCGAACGCGCGGCCGCCGTATTGAACGCAGGAGAGTCGTCATGA
- a CDS encoding AsmA family protein, with amino-acid sequence MKAFGKILGLVLLGLLLIIVALGFALTHLFDPNDYKDEIRQIARDKAHIELTLNGDIGWSLFPWLGLELHEASVATLAKPTEPFADLQMLGLSVRVLPLLRREVQMSDVRVEGLNLRLNRDKDGHGNWEDIGKAPTTADPTAPPVTPGKPAPETTVQVEKPAQPIRLDIDSLTVNNARVEYSDEKTGKQFSAESIQLSTGPVHDSTNIPVKLTAFLGTNQPVLRVRTELSGELRFERALQRYKFEDMKLSGEVAGDPLQGKTVTFAAQGQLLLDKAANVAEWTGIKISANQLRALGELKVNDLDKTPQINGGISIAQFDLAKFVDSIGQTLPAMAVGSLSKVELVSRVAGTPTSVVFDSINLKVDDSTFTGRIAVEDFARQSLRAALKADTFNVDRYLPPKSAEADSATQVRKAEVASTEADAMAGAGSTPLPDKPTKDAWSSERLLPVERLSKLDVDADLTFGQLTLQKLPIQNAALKAKGKEGLLTLENLRGVLYDGTFESKGTLDVRQQTPALNMQTSIRKVPVEKILESQGKNPPVKGLVTLDSNLTGNGNSQKALIETLNGNASFVINNGVLLNANLEQQLCKGIATLNRKTLSGEPRGKDTPFQELKGNLTFRNGVASNPDLKVRIPGMTVKGDGDVDLRVLGMDYRVGIIVEGDTSAMPDPACQVGDKFVGIEWPLRCRGPLELGAKACRLDNERMGQVATKMAGDKISEKIDEKLGDKVSPELKNALKGLFKR; translated from the coding sequence ATGAAAGCGTTCGGCAAAATCCTGGGTCTGGTACTTCTCGGGCTGTTGCTGATCATTGTGGCGCTGGGCTTTGCCCTGACCCACCTCTTCGATCCCAACGACTATAAAGACGAGATCCGCCAGATTGCCCGCGACAAGGCCCACATCGAGCTGACGCTCAATGGCGATATCGGCTGGAGCCTGTTCCCGTGGCTCGGCCTGGAATTGCACGAAGCCAGTGTCGCGACCCTGGCCAAGCCCACTGAACCGTTCGCTGACTTGCAGATGCTCGGCCTGTCGGTGCGCGTGCTGCCACTGCTGCGCCGTGAAGTGCAGATGAGCGATGTTCGCGTTGAAGGCCTGAACCTGCGCCTTAACCGTGACAAGGATGGCCACGGCAACTGGGAAGACATCGGCAAGGCTCCCACGACTGCCGATCCGACTGCGCCTCCCGTCACTCCCGGCAAACCTGCACCGGAAACCACCGTCCAGGTGGAAAAACCGGCGCAACCGATTCGCCTGGACATCGACAGTCTGACCGTCAATAACGCCCGCGTTGAATACAGCGACGAGAAGACCGGCAAGCAGTTCAGCGCCGAAAGCATCCAGCTGAGCACTGGGCCGGTTCACGATTCCACCAACATCCCGGTCAAACTCACCGCGTTCCTCGGCACCAACCAGCCGGTTCTGCGGGTGCGTACCGAACTCAGTGGCGAGCTGCGTTTCGAGCGCGCCCTGCAACGCTACAAATTCGAAGATATGAAGCTGTCCGGTGAAGTCGCCGGCGATCCGCTGCAAGGCAAAACCGTGACTTTCGCCGCCCAAGGGCAGTTGTTGCTGGATAAAGCGGCAAACGTCGCCGAATGGACCGGCATCAAGATTTCTGCCAACCAGCTGCGCGCACTGGGCGAGCTGAAGGTCAACGACCTCGACAAGACACCGCAAATCAACGGCGGCATTTCGATTGCCCAGTTCGACCTTGCGAAGTTCGTCGACAGCATCGGCCAGACACTCCCGGCCATGGCGGTGGGTAGCCTGAGCAAAGTCGAACTGGTCAGTCGCGTTGCCGGTACGCCGACCAGCGTGGTGTTCGACAGCATCAACCTGAAAGTCGACGACAGTACCTTCACCGGCCGCATTGCCGTCGAAGACTTCGCCAGGCAATCGCTGCGAGCGGCCCTCAAGGCCGACACGTTCAACGTCGACCGCTACCTGCCGCCAAAATCCGCCGAAGCCGACAGCGCAACCCAAGTGCGCAAGGCTGAAGTCGCCAGCACCGAAGCCGACGCCATGGCCGGCGCAGGTAGCACGCCGCTGCCGGACAAGCCCACCAAAGACGCGTGGAGCAGCGAGCGCCTGTTGCCGGTGGAGCGCCTGAGCAAACTCGACGTGGACGCTGACCTGACCTTTGGCCAGTTGACCCTCCAGAAACTGCCGATCCAGAACGCGGCGCTCAAGGCCAAAGGCAAGGAAGGCCTGCTGACCCTCGAGAATCTGCGCGGCGTCCTGTACGACGGCACCTTCGAATCCAAGGGCACCCTCGATGTGCGCCAACAGACACCGGCGCTGAACATGCAGACGAGCATCCGCAAAGTGCCTGTGGAAAAAATCCTCGAAAGCCAGGGTAAAAATCCGCCGGTCAAAGGCCTGGTCACGCTCGACAGCAACCTGACCGGCAACGGCAACAGCCAGAAAGCGCTGATCGAAACCCTCAACGGCAACGCCAGTTTCGTCATCAACAACGGCGTGCTGCTCAATGCCAACCTCGAACAGCAACTGTGCAAAGGCATCGCCACGCTCAACCGCAAAACCCTCAGCGGCGAACCGCGAGGCAAGGACACACCGTTCCAGGAACTCAAGGGCAACCTGACTTTCCGCAATGGCGTGGCCAGCAACCCGGACCTGAAAGTGCGTATTCCGGGCATGACCGTTAAGGGTGACGGCGACGTCGACCTGCGGGTGCTGGGCATGGATTACCGCGTGGGCATCATCGTCGAAGGCGACACCAGCGCCATGCCGGATCCAGCCTGTCAGGTCGGAGACAAATTCGTCGGCATCGAATGGCCGTTGCGCTGCCGCGGCCCGCTGGAACTCGGCGCCAAGGCTTGCCGCCTCGACAATGAACGCATGGGCCAGGTCGCCACCAAAATGGCCGGCGACAAGATCAGCGAAAAGATCGACGAGAAGCTGGGCGACAAGGTCAGCCCTGAGCTGAAAAACGCATTGAAGGGGCTGTTCAAGCGATGA
- a CDS encoding acetyl-CoA sensor PanZ family protein: MPIIVELLNGATYQDQQDLQKIYRDAPDWLFAPFAGDVQLIEGCLRDGSLIGGRFNDRLLGAARLQRHQDVWHLSQLCVRKITRRRGVAERLVNEAQAMASQSGATLRLLAPAGHLEAQALAAKLKVPLDTLPD; the protein is encoded by the coding sequence ATGCCTATCATCGTCGAGCTGCTGAACGGAGCCACCTATCAGGATCAGCAGGATCTACAGAAAATCTACCGTGACGCGCCCGACTGGCTGTTCGCCCCGTTCGCCGGCGATGTGCAGTTGATTGAAGGCTGCCTGCGGGACGGTTCGCTGATCGGCGGGCGTTTCAACGATCGCCTGTTGGGGGCCGCACGCCTGCAAAGGCACCAGGACGTCTGGCATCTTTCCCAGCTATGCGTGAGAAAAATCACCCGTCGTCGCGGGGTAGCTGAACGGCTGGTGAACGAAGCCCAGGCAATGGCGTCCCAATCGGGCGCGACATTACGCCTGCTGGCGCCTGCCGGGCACCTTGAGGCACAAGCCCTGGCGGCCAAGTTGAAAGTGCCGCTGGATACACTGCCGGACTGA